Proteins co-encoded in one Flavobacterium sp. M31R6 genomic window:
- a CDS encoding lysophospholipid acyltransferase family protein encodes MQYLIYLVAYPVIWVISMLPFRLLYLFSDFVYFIVYRVIRYRKKTVRENLILALPHLSDQERLIVEKKFYHHMCDMFLEMIKTMNISKEEICKRFVFKNIEVYKELEKQGKSVAVICSHYASYEWIISMNYYSDFVGYGIYKQLKNPYFDKLVRKIRSRFNAKLITTKQTVPTIINNNKNNILALYGFASDQSPKAKGAMHWSKFMGIEVPVHVGAEMLSKRYNMNLVYLNTKKVSRGHYEATLEILSDNPKEVPNFELTDQYLKLLEKQIYEAPEFYLWTHKRWKYRRDKI; translated from the coding sequence ATGCAATACCTCATATATTTAGTAGCCTATCCAGTAATTTGGGTAATTTCGATGCTTCCCTTTCGACTATTATATTTATTTTCTGATTTTGTTTATTTCATCGTATACCGAGTTATTCGATATCGTAAAAAAACGGTTCGTGAAAACCTTATCCTGGCATTACCCCATTTATCTGACCAAGAACGATTGATTGTAGAAAAAAAATTCTACCATCATATGTGCGATATGTTCCTTGAAATGATAAAAACAATGAATATTTCGAAAGAAGAAATTTGCAAAAGATTTGTTTTTAAAAACATTGAAGTTTATAAAGAACTTGAAAAACAGGGAAAAAGTGTAGCTGTTATCTGTTCGCATTATGCCAGTTACGAATGGATTATATCAATGAATTATTATTCGGATTTTGTAGGGTACGGAATTTACAAACAATTAAAAAATCCCTATTTTGACAAATTAGTCCGTAAGATTCGCTCCAGATTTAATGCCAAATTAATCACGACCAAACAGACGGTCCCGACGATTATAAATAATAATAAAAATAACATATTGGCTTTGTATGGTTTTGCCAGTGACCAATCACCTAAAGCAAAAGGGGCGATGCATTGGTCAAAATTTATGGGAATTGAAGTTCCTGTTCATGTAGGCGCCGAAATGTTATCCAAAAGATACAATATGAATCTGGTTTATCTCAATACCAAAAAAGTATCACGAGGTCATTACGAAGCGACCCTTGAAATTCTTTCTGATAATCCTAAAGAGGTTCCAAACTTTGAACTCACTGACCAGTATTTGAAGCTTTTGGAAAAACAAATCTACGAAGCCCCAGAATTCTATTTATGGACACATAAGAGATGGAAGTACAGAAGAGATAAGATTTAA
- a CDS encoding lysophospholipid acyltransferase family protein — protein MKYIVYLIVYPILWCISILPFRLLYLFSDFVYIIVYRLIGYRKKTVRNNLALTLPHLSDKERLVIEKKFYHHMCDMFLEMIKTMTISKEEICKRYVFTNFEVYAELEKQKKSIAIMCAHYASYEWVVSMNYFTKFHGYGIYKQIKNPHFDKLVHSIRSKFNATLITTKETIPTIITNNRNKKLSVYGFASDQSPKENSAHHWTKFMGIEVPVHTGAEMLAKKYNMNVVFLKTKKVKRGYYEATLEVLSENASEVPCYELTDLFLKKVEEQIYESPEYYLWTHKRWKHKRLL, from the coding sequence ATGAAATACATTGTTTACCTAATTGTTTACCCTATTCTATGGTGTATTTCAATCTTACCTTTTCGCTTACTCTATCTTTTTTCAGATTTTGTTTACATAATAGTTTATCGACTTATTGGTTATAGAAAAAAAACAGTACGGAACAATTTAGCGCTAACCCTACCCCATTTATCTGATAAAGAACGATTGGTAATAGAAAAAAAATTCTACCACCACATGTGTGATATGTTTTTGGAAATGATAAAAACGATGACTATTTCCAAAGAAGAAATATGCAAAAGATATGTTTTTACAAATTTTGAAGTCTATGCAGAGCTTGAAAAACAGAAAAAAAGTATAGCCATTATGTGTGCTCACTATGCCAGTTATGAATGGGTTGTGTCAATGAACTACTTCACAAAATTTCACGGCTACGGAATTTACAAACAAATAAAAAATCCCCATTTTGATAAATTAGTTCATTCCATTCGTTCTAAATTTAATGCAACTTTGATTACTACCAAAGAAACAATACCCACAATAATAACGAATAACAGAAATAAAAAACTGTCAGTCTATGGTTTTGCGAGTGATCAATCTCCAAAAGAAAATAGCGCGCACCATTGGACAAAATTTATGGGAATTGAGGTGCCAGTTCATACAGGCGCTGAAATGCTGGCTAAAAAATACAACATGAATGTTGTTTTTCTTAAAACAAAAAAAGTAAAGCGTGGCTATTATGAGGCAACTTTAGAAGTGCTTTCAGAAAACGCAAGTGAAGTCCCTTGCTATGAATTGACCGATTTATTTTTGAAAAAAGTTGAAGAGCAAATTTATGAATCTCCAGAATATTATTTATGGACTCATAAAAGATGGAAACATAAACGATTGCTATAA